Below is a genomic region from Microcoleus sp. bin38.metabat.b11b12b14.051.
TTGAATGAAAACAGGTGCCAATCGAATGCTCTCTCGAAATTCCTCAAGTGTTTCGACATCAATGGGGCGAGTATAACAAGCATACTGCTTGTCATCATGTAAAAAACCAGAGTAGCGCATCGGTTTGACAATGCACTTTCCCTGTTCTGTCACAAAGTTGCAAGCAGCATCGTAGGAATTTGTGACGAGTGTAGGAGGGATAGTAATTCCCAGTTTTTTAGCAATTGGAATTTGGTTGATGCGATGGGATGGCAATCTAATTTTGTAGTAGTTATTGACCCACTTTGCTTTAGGATATAAGCCAGACAGAGAGTACATCAAAGATTCTGTTTCTTCTTGACAATACTTGATTGCCCAAGCATCATCAACTTCGGGAAATACTTGATAGTCGTTAGGTTTGCGCCACCAGATTACGCCGATTTCTTGAGCTTCTTTCAAGGAGTCTTCAAAAGACAAAAAACTTTGACTGGGATTGCCAGAAGCTTGCCATGAGTAAGCATATTTGCTTTTTTGAATAAAACTTTCTGAATTCAATCGAATTGCTCGAATATTTGATTTTTGCAATTCGCTGATAACGACATCCGCATGAATGTCAGTCTCGGATGTCACGATTAAAAGGTTATTCATAACTAAATCTTTTGAAATAATGTTGACAGTGAAAGACCTATAATGCAAAAATTCATACAGGTCTTTCAAGAAAAAAAAGGGCTATCGAATTATCTGTTAGTAATTCAAAATTCTAGTCGTCCTCTTGTGTGTCGTCATCGGATGTTGTAAAAGGCCAAGTACCTTCTGTACTGGAAGAACTCCGAGTACACCAGGAGCCGCTCATGGAGGTGATGTTGGAGGTCTGTGTGCTGGGATCGTAGCTAAACGTTTCCTCAACGGAGATGCCGTACTTGGGCAAGATGCTCAGGTGCATCATCAAAGGATTTGCTTTTTTGTCGAGAGCGAGTTGGGTAGTCGTCATAAGTTAGTTTCTTTGAGCGATTGTTTCACTTTCACAATGCTACAGTTGAATAATAAATTTGTATAGTCGAAAAAGGTCGGATAAAGTCGTATAATATAAAAAGTTTTGATAAAGCTTTAATCGTTTTTGTATTCAAGGCGAAAATAGTCGGATCTAGACGGTTTTAGTTCGATCGCTCGGATATTGTGAGGAGGCGCGGGTGAACGTTAAGGAAGCACTGGCTTTTGCGGATGAAGTTGTCTTTGCGAAAACTGGCAAGCATTTAGATGATATGCAAGTTGGTGTGATTGAGGGCGTTTTGAAGCGGCAAAAGTACGGCGATATTGCCCAAGCGCTGAATTGTACTGAGGGTTATGCTAAAGATGTGGGCTACGAGCTATGGCAGTTGTTCTCTGATTCTTTTGGAGAAGAGGTTAATAAGTTAAATTTGCGATCGGCGTTGATTCGGAAGTCGATGATTAGCAATGTTACTGGCGGCGTTATTAATGGCCATCATAATGTAATCGGCTCGGTGAATATCTGCAAGTCATCTGAAGAGTCGCCTGAGTTTTTGCGGGGAAAGCAGCAGGCGAAAATTGAGGCGATTGCTCGCTTGCAAGCAATAGGATTGAGTGATGAGCAAATCGTGCAATGTTTGGATCTGACGCTAGAAGAGATTCGACAAGTCGATTTGACAGAATAAGTAGGTTGCTCTAATTAAACGTAAAACGCTTTTCTGTTAGATACCCGAATTCTTTAAGCAGTGGGGTATCTCGGTGTGCTGTTTTTTGAGGAAATCAGCTATAACTGAAATCTTGCACCAATGTCAATAAAGGGATTTTCGATGGGGGAGGGCGGGTTTGCTTAACCTGTCTGCAAGCTTTAAGGCTAATGGCGAACCCGCCCCTACAGCTAATTGAGAATGGTGCAATATCTCAGTTATAATTGAAATCAGTCAAGACAGCTTAATTTTCAGTTTATGAATTCCCGGTGTGGCGGAACATCGTAAAAAATGACCATCCCCACACAGCTCAGCAAATCTTTAAATGTTTTGATTGTCCTTGCCAGATAGATTGAGTCATTGCAGCGCTAGGAGAACGAAAAATTACCATGAGATTCATTAACCCCAAAACCGACTTTGCATTCAAAAAGATTTTCGGTTCTAACGAAAGCAAACCAATTTTAATCAGCTTTCTGAATGCCATGATTTATCATGGAAATTCCACGATCACCGACTTAGAAATTATCGATCCGTATTTACCATCCAAAGTTGCTTATCTCAAAGATTCTTACCTGGATGTTCAAGCAAAACTTGCAGGAGGCCAAATTGTAATTATTGAGATGCAAGTTTTAAATGTGGCATCTTTTGCAAAACGAGTTGTATACAATACGGCAAAAGCTTACTCAACTCAACTTTTCCGCGGTCAAGGATACTCTAAATTAAAATCCGTAATTGCTTTGACAATTACTGACTTTGAAATGTTTGACCATGACCAAGAAGTAATTTCTCACTTTTTGTTCAAGGAGAAAGAACGTTTATTTGAGTATCCCGATCCAGGAATGGAAATGATATTTATTGAATTGCCGAAATTCAACAAACAATTGGATGAGTTGGCAACTTTGACTGATAAGTGGGTTTATTTTATGAAAAACGCTCCTAGTTTGGAAGTAGTGCCGTCAACAATGGAGATTGTCTCGGAAATTCAGCAAGCTTTTGCGATTGCTAATGAAACTAACTTGAATGCCCAAGAGTTGAAAGATTTAGAAGATCGCGAGAGGTATATTCTGGATCAGCAAGGTGTCTTGCTCAAGGGTATTGAAGAAGGACTTGCACAAGGAATTCAGCAAGGACTCGCACAAGGCAAACAAGAAGGACTCGCACAAGGCAAACAAGAAGGCAGAGAAGAAGGCAGAGAAGAAGGCAAACAAGAAGGCAAACAAGAAGGCAGAGAAGAAGGACTCGCGCTAGGAATGCGAGAAAAAGCTCTCGAAATTGCTAGGCAACTTCTCAATGTCCTTGACAATCAAACTATCAGTCAAACTACTGGTTTGAGCGTTGAAGATATCCAAAATTTGCGGGAGTAATAGAACGGAAGGACTGAAGTCCTCACTACAAACCACAATCAAATTGGTTTGTAGTGAGGACTTCAGTCCTCGTCAAACGAGAGAGGACTGAAGTCCTCACTACGAACCTATAGAGGACTTCGCCATCTGTCTAAAGGAAGATTTTATTCAACGAGTAAATTACGTATTATGCTGTAAAAGTCAGTCTGAAGGAAAAGCTATCTCCGACTCTCACTCCGAATCACTGACCAATCTTACAATACAAAAAAATAAATCTCATGACATCAGTCACTCCGAATCAAACTTCATCTCAATACGAAACTACCGAACCTGAAGAAAAAATTGAGTCTCTGGTACAAGAAGTTAAGCCAGAAAGCGAACTCGATTTAGAATTTCTGTACACCAGAGACATTGAATTCCGCCAAGAAACAATTTATTTCATTGTAGTCGATCGCTTCCATGATGGCGATCCCACAAATAACGAAGGCCCAAACCCTGAACTTTACGATCCTGAAGGCAAAAACTGGGGCAAATATTGGGGCGGCGACTTGCAGGGAGTGATCGACAAACTCGATTACTTAAAAGATATGGGTGTTACCGCAGTATGGCTGACTCCGCTTTTTGAGCAAGTAGAGGCATTATTTGTTGAACAAGCTGCGATTCACGGCTACTGGACAAAGGATTTTAAGCGACTAAATCCCCGGTTTATTGCCAAAGGTGACAATCCTTCTGTCAACCAAACACAAGAAACTAAAGATACTGTCTTTGACAGATTAGTAGACGAGTTGCACCAGCGAAAAATGAAACTGGTGCTGGATATTGTCTGCAATCACAGCAATCCGGATTTTAGCGGTAAAAAAGGGGAACTCTACGATGATGGCGTCAAGATAGCTGACTTTAATGATGATCGAGATGACTGGTATCACCATTACGGGGAAGTTACAAACTGGGAAGATGAATGGCAAGTCCAAAACTGCGAATTGTCTGGTTTAGCGACGTTCAATGAAAATAATACTGAATACCGCCTTTACATTAAATCTGCAATTAAACAGTGGCTGGACAGAGGTGTTGATGCTTTGCGGGTTGATACTGTTAAGCATATGCCGATCTGGTTTTGGCAGGAATTTAATGCTGACATTTTAACGCACAGACCTGATGTTTTCATTTTAGGGGAATGGATTTACAGTGACCCGAGGAACGATCGCTCTGTGGAGTTTGCTAATGAGTCGGGGATGACTATTTTAGATTTTGGTCTGTGCGTGGCGATTCGAGAAGCTTTGGGATCTGGTGCTGAAGCGGGATTTCAGTTAATTCAGGATGTTCTGGATTTGGATCACCGCTATTACGGGGCGACAGAGTTGATTACTTTTATTGACAACCACGATATGCCGCGGTTTCAGTCCTTGAATGCCGATCGACAAATGCTGCAATTGGCGATATGTTTAATGATGACGACTCGCGGCATTCCTTGTCTTTATTACGGTACTGAACAGTATTTGCACGATGATACTGAAGGGGGAAATGACCCTTACAACCGCCCGATGATGGAAAAGTGGGATACTGATTCGCCGATTTATCGAGATGTGCGGTTGCTGTCTGGATTGCGGCGGCTGAATCCTGCTATTTCGATGGGGAGTCAGTGGCAAAAATATCTAACTCCTGATGTTTATTGTTACGTGCGCCGCTATCGGGATTCTGTGGTGTTTGTAGCGATGAATCGCGGCAATGCTGTGAAAGTTGAAGCGGTTGATACTGAGCTACCGGATGGAGAGCATACGGAGGTTTTGTCGCGCCGCAAGTTTGATGTTAAAGATGGGATGCTGTACAATTTAGAGCTGGGCGATCGGGAAATAATGATTTTTAGCCGCGTAGGAGAGCGAGTTAAGGCTAAAACTATTGTGCGGGCCCAGCTTAACAGTGTTAAAAGTCAGCCTGGGGAAAGAATTGTGGTGATTGGAGATTGTCCGGAATTAGGGAATTGGGATATTAGTAAGGGTTACGCGCTGGAGTATATCAATACTAATACTTGGTTTGGGGAAATTCCTTTTAATGAAAGTGCGGGGAAGTTGATTTCTTATAAGTATGCGCTGCTGCGGGAAGGAATGTCGCCGCTGCGAGAAAATTTGGTTTGTCGCCGCTGGGTTTTGGCTTCGGAAGGGACTGTAAAATGGCGGGATCAGTGGGCGAGCGGACGTGAGTCTTGAGTGTGGAGGAGGCTATAAATCCTGCTCCACCTAAAATTTTATGTTGGGTTGCACGGGCTTCTAGCCCTTGGCTCGGCAGGCTTTGTGGCTGGTTTTACCTATTTTTTAGAAACAGGCTAGAAGCCTGTTCCACCTAAAATTTTATGTTGAGTGGCACGGGCTTATAGCCCGTTGTTCGCAGGCTTTGTGGCTGGTTTTACCTATTTTTTAGAAACAGGCTAGAAGCCTGTTCCACCTGAAAATTTATGTTGGGTGGCACGGGCTTCTAGCCCGTTGCTAGCAGGTTTTGTGGCTGGTTTTACCTATTTTTTAGAAACAGGCTAGAAGCCTGTTCCACCTGAAAATTTATGTTGGGTGGCACGGGCTTCTAGCCCGTGATTTAGGGTGCGCCACCAGCACCCTAGGATTTGATTAAAGCGATCGCAATTTTTCGACTAAAGTATCGACATAACCTTCGCTGTTGTGCTGGTTCACGATCGTTTCGTAGCCCCGCTGTGCTAAAGATTCGGCTGCTTGAGGATTTTTTAGCAAATCGACGATCGCCTCGCGCAAACCTGCTGCATCTCCGACATCGACCGCTTTAGCAACATCCGCCCCTAAATAATCTACCATACCTTGAGTGCGAGTAATGGCGACCGGGCGCTTGCAGGCGGCTGCTTCCAGCAAACCCTGCACTCCAGCAGCATATCTATTGTCCGTCAAACAAACTGCAACTACGTCTGCATCGCGATAAAGCTGTACTAAATCCGGCCATTCGTAGAATTTGCGAGACATATTTTCGGGCATAGTATCGGGGAAAGCTTGCGATAAAGCTTTGGCATCTTTAGAAAAGCCGCTAATTTTTACGTCCACATCCAAGTCAGCAGTTGCTGCTGCTAAAAGTCGGTAGTCGCGTTTTTCTAGTCCGACGCTAACCACTGTTTGCCGCTTTTTGTCGGCCGAAACGGGGCCTGGTGTGAAAAAGTGGGTGTCTGTCTGTTCTAACAGCACTAAAACGCGAGATTCGGGTAGACCTAAATAGTTGCGCGCGAAGTTTGTTTGAATGCTGGTGCAGGCCATGAATATGTCAATTTTGTCGGCCAAACCGAATAGTTTCAGGGCGACTCGGCCGCGCAGCCGATCGATATTGTGGCAATATACAACAATTTTCGGGCGCTCCTTCAGGGCCCCGCACACCGCAGCCACTGGAATGCCAATGTCCTCGCCGGTACAAAATATCACGTCGTCGCTGCTGACTTGCTCGGACAACTGGCGCGCTAAGGCCCAATGTTGGGGCCCTGAAGAAATTTTCGATCGCGCCTTGTCGCTCCAGGATATGCCGAGGCCGTCGGGGGAGTGAACTGTGGCATTTAACCGCTCTTTCATGGCGTGCAGGACGTGGCGGGGGCATTTGCCGAGTTTGGCATCGCGGTCAATGCCATCGAGGTCTATTTTGCGACCTAATGCTAAATGATATTTCAAAATATTCTCCTTACCATGCTGGGGCTGGGACAAACGATCGAACCTGAGAAAGATTCTATCCTCTACAGTTGAAAGTGCTGGTGCGTGCGATCGATTTTCGCATTCAAGATTTTCGATTTGATGTTACCGATGAATCTTGCCAATTGAGCCAATCCTCTCTGGCGCTGGTATCGCCACCGCCCGCCCCGCGCTTGGGAACCGGGTGTGTGAGGACACCCGCGGGCCCATCATCGATAGTCAAAAACAGTG
It encodes:
- a CDS encoding MvdC/MvdD family ATP grasp protein, producing the protein MNNLLIVTSETDIHADVVISELQKSNIRAIRLNSESFIQKSKYAYSWQASGNPSQSFLSFEDSLKEAQEIGVIWWRKPNDYQVFPEVDDAWAIKYCQEETESLMYSLSGLYPKAKWVNNYYKIRLPSHRINQIPIAKKLGITIPPTLVTNSYDAACNFVTEQGKCIVKPMRYSGFLHDDKQYACYTRPIDVETLEEFRESIRLAPVFIQKRIQKKAEYRVTLIGKQSFVCRIDAEHTNDADVTLDWRVTEPDKLVHVPDQLPIDYLNKLHQMLDDFGLNFGAFDIIRDDDDTLYFIELNPNGQWYWVEILTKMPMVRAMVELIEDLALQYQQDC
- a CDS encoding Rpn family recombination-promoting nuclease/putative transposase encodes the protein MRFINPKTDFAFKKIFGSNESKPILISFLNAMIYHGNSTITDLEIIDPYLPSKVAYLKDSYLDVQAKLAGGQIVIIEMQVLNVASFAKRVVYNTAKAYSTQLFRGQGYSKLKSVIALTITDFEMFDHDQEVISHFLFKEKERLFEYPDPGMEMIFIELPKFNKQLDELATLTDKWVYFMKNAPSLEVVPSTMEIVSEIQQAFAIANETNLNAQELKDLEDRERYILDQQGVLLKGIEEGLAQGIQQGLAQGKQEGLAQGKQEGREEGREEGKQEGKQEGREEGLALGMREKALEIARQLLNVLDNQTISQTTGLSVEDIQNLRE
- a CDS encoding alpha-amylase family glycosyl hydrolase, with protein sequence MTSVTPNQTSSQYETTEPEEKIESLVQEVKPESELDLEFLYTRDIEFRQETIYFIVVDRFHDGDPTNNEGPNPELYDPEGKNWGKYWGGDLQGVIDKLDYLKDMGVTAVWLTPLFEQVEALFVEQAAIHGYWTKDFKRLNPRFIAKGDNPSVNQTQETKDTVFDRLVDELHQRKMKLVLDIVCNHSNPDFSGKKGELYDDGVKIADFNDDRDDWYHHYGEVTNWEDEWQVQNCELSGLATFNENNTEYRLYIKSAIKQWLDRGVDALRVDTVKHMPIWFWQEFNADILTHRPDVFILGEWIYSDPRNDRSVEFANESGMTILDFGLCVAIREALGSGAEAGFQLIQDVLDLDHRYYGATELITFIDNHDMPRFQSLNADRQMLQLAICLMMTTRGIPCLYYGTEQYLHDDTEGGNDPYNRPMMEKWDTDSPIYRDVRLLSGLRRLNPAISMGSQWQKYLTPDVYCYVRRYRDSVVFVAMNRGNAVKVEAVDTELPDGEHTEVLSRRKFDVKDGMLYNLELGDREIMIFSRVGERVKAKTIVRAQLNSVKSQPGERIVVIGDCPELGNWDISKGYALEYINTNTWFGEIPFNESAGKLISYKYALLREGMSPLRENLVCRRWVLASEGTVKWRDQWASGRES
- a CDS encoding glycosyltransferase; translation: MSQPQHGKENILKYHLALGRKIDLDGIDRDAKLGKCPRHVLHAMKERLNATVHSPDGLGISWSDKARSKISSGPQHWALARQLSEQVSSDDVIFCTGEDIGIPVAAVCGALKERPKIVVYCHNIDRLRGRVALKLFGLADKIDIFMACTSIQTNFARNYLGLPESRVLVLLEQTDTHFFTPGPVSADKKRQTVVSVGLEKRDYRLLAAATADLDVDVKISGFSKDAKALSQAFPDTMPENMSRKFYEWPDLVQLYRDADVVAVCLTDNRYAAGVQGLLEAAACKRPVAITRTQGMVDYLGADVAKAVDVGDAAGLREAIVDLLKNPQAAESLAQRGYETIVNQHNSEGYVDTLVEKLRSL